One stretch of Candidatus Bathyarchaeia archaeon DNA includes these proteins:
- a CDS encoding type II secretion system F family protein, with product MPKIEKKTQKIIAAGSGLAAGAIILFGFFMVGFNAALDDFVIFGLMAAMAPLAVVHFINAQWQNGIDQQLPNLFSSIVQAQEVGMTLPQAVEQASQRNYGPLTAELKKMTVQMSWGYSFEEALTAFGKRVGTTLVQRILPLIIEASHSGGNAEKVFDPMGKFINTNNLMEKERRTQTRPYILIIYVALFVFLFTIILLFNTFFATTQGMALMSAPTGSPDEMARIFLHMTLVQGFFGGLAAGKMGEGSIGAGLKHSLIMMLLGYLALRMFMGGT from the coding sequence ATGCCCAAAATTGAAAAGAAAACCCAAAAGATAATCGCGGCAGGTTCAGGTTTAGCAGCGGGAGCCATAATCCTGTTTGGTTTCTTCATGGTGGGCTTTAACGCAGCGTTGGATGACTTCGTCATTTTTGGGTTAATGGCAGCTATGGCGCCGCTGGCAGTTGTACATTTTATTAATGCACAATGGCAAAACGGCATCGACCAGCAGTTGCCAAACCTGTTTAGCAGCATCGTGCAGGCGCAAGAAGTGGGCATGACTTTGCCTCAGGCAGTGGAGCAAGCGTCTCAACGCAATTATGGTCCACTGACGGCGGAGCTAAAGAAGATGACCGTACAAATGTCATGGGGCTACAGTTTTGAAGAAGCCCTAACAGCATTCGGAAAACGCGTCGGCACCACCCTTGTGCAGCGTATCTTGCCGCTTATTATCGAAGCCAGCCATTCAGGAGGAAACGCCGAAAAAGTCTTTGACCCCATGGGCAAATTCATAAACACCAACAACCTGATGGAGAAGGAGCGCCGAACCCAAACCCGACCCTACATCCTCATCATCTACGTCGCGCTGTTCGTGTTCCTCTTCACCATTATTCTGCTTTTCAACACGTTCTTTGCCACAACCCAAGGCATGGCCCTAATGTCGGCGCCCACAGGTTCACCTGACGAGATGGCGCGGATTTTCCTGCACATGACGCTTGTTCAGGGCTTCTTTGGAGGGTTGGCAGCGGGAAAAATGGGGGAAGGCTCCATAGGCGCAGGGTTAAAGCACAGCCTGATTATGATGCTGTTGGGCTACTTGGCGTTGCGGATGTTTATGGGAGGAACCTAA
- the glp gene encoding gephyrin-like molybdotransferase Glp, producing the protein MSKTKGFQKLTFTYEALQTWFDALQPKPCRETTIPLTEAYNRVLAEDIIAAEDLPRFNRSAVDGYAVRAEDTTGASETKPLLFRLTEEDALTDTAHRQGKQVWTGNPLPKGANAVVMVEKTKPVNAKIEVWTQAAPFDNVMRQGEDIKKGKVAVEAGTRLRPYHLAFLAALGNSEVKVIEKPKIAIVATGNELAKSGDKRGAKQVWESNRIMLTSMCYELDAEPLDLGLSKDNVDEIAQAITIGLKIADAVITTGGTSVGGLDLVPEAVNKVGAPGIVVHGVAMRPAMPTALAILEGKPVMVLSGNPVAAITGFEVFARPLICKLSGLKKEEPRPTLKAVMTRRIATALGRKSFVRVHVVTQNGDYVAEPVSAKGSGNLSTMTKANGYVIVSENREGLAEGEKVTVHLFDEV; encoded by the coding sequence TTGTCGAAAACGAAGGGATTCCAAAAACTTACATTTACCTATGAAGCGTTACAAACGTGGTTTGACGCCTTGCAGCCCAAACCCTGCAGAGAAACCACCATTCCCTTAACTGAAGCCTACAACCGCGTGTTAGCCGAAGACATAATTGCAGCCGAAGACCTGCCCAGATTTAACCGTTCAGCTGTTGACGGCTACGCAGTTCGAGCTGAAGACACCACTGGCGCATCCGAAACCAAACCGCTTCTTTTCCGTTTAACTGAAGAAGACGCATTAACCGACACTGCGCATCGTCAGGGCAAGCAGGTTTGGACAGGAAACCCCCTTCCAAAAGGCGCTAACGCAGTGGTCATGGTGGAGAAAACCAAGCCTGTGAACGCTAAAATCGAGGTGTGGACTCAAGCAGCCCCTTTTGACAATGTTATGCGTCAAGGCGAAGACATCAAAAAAGGCAAAGTTGCCGTGGAAGCAGGCACCAGACTCAGACCTTATCATTTGGCGTTTCTTGCCGCGCTGGGGAATAGTGAAGTTAAAGTGATTGAAAAACCCAAAATCGCCATCGTAGCCACAGGAAACGAACTTGCCAAAAGCGGGGACAAACGCGGCGCAAAACAGGTTTGGGAATCCAACCGCATCATGCTCACAAGCATGTGCTACGAATTAGATGCTGAACCTCTCGATTTAGGTTTATCAAAAGACAACGTGGACGAAATCGCACAAGCCATAACCATTGGGCTCAAAATCGCGGATGCCGTCATAACCACGGGCGGAACCAGCGTTGGCGGATTAGACCTGGTGCCCGAAGCCGTGAACAAAGTAGGCGCGCCAGGCATAGTGGTTCATGGAGTTGCCATGCGTCCCGCAATGCCCACCGCCCTTGCTATCTTGGAGGGCAAACCCGTGATGGTTCTCAGCGGCAACCCCGTTGCGGCAATCACAGGCTTTGAAGTGTTTGCTAGGCCACTAATTTGCAAGTTGTCAGGTTTGAAGAAGGAAGAGCCCCGACCAACCCTGAAAGCGGTCATGACCCGAAGAATCGCCACTGCCTTGGGCAGGAAAAGTTTTGTGCGGGTTCATGTCGTTACGCAAAACGGGGACTATGTTGCGGAGCCCGTCAGCGCGAAGGGTTCAGGAAACCTGAGCACCATGACCAAAGCCAACGGCTACGTGATTGTTTCCGAAAACCGTGAGGGCTTGGCGGAAGGCGAAAAAGTCACGGTGCACTTGTTTGACGAGGTATAG
- a CDS encoding TIM barrel protein produces MADHTRFGPAGVPRIFREMGAKLVDVPKLLSVEELDAFEYAAVRWGQVPQMKQQDAQALGEEAKRYDVQLSLHGSYFINLLGEKDVAEASKRRLIACAQAAQWMDAYVVVFHAGYYGNNGKAESLKKCVQAVTEVSETLKSRGITKVKLGPETMGRHSQFGSLDEILAVCQQVEGTQLVIDWSHLHARTGGGLRSVEDFRKIVVEAEEKLGTEVVRNMHCHFSKIEFTYKSGEKRHHILDESGYGPEFENLAEVISEFKLRPVVICETAVQDADAAKMKRILANIENKEVASNQTVTPSLHKGGM; encoded by the coding sequence ATGGCTGACCACACCCGTTTTGGACCCGCAGGTGTACCCCGCATTTTCAGGGAGATGGGTGCCAAACTCGTCGACGTACCTAAGCTGCTGAGTGTTGAAGAACTGGATGCTTTTGAGTACGCCGCGGTGCGGTGGGGGCAAGTGCCGCAGATGAAACAGCAAGACGCCCAAGCCTTAGGCGAAGAGGCAAAACGGTATGATGTACAGCTAAGTTTGCATGGGTCCTACTTCATCAACCTGCTGGGCGAAAAGGATGTTGCAGAAGCCAGCAAACGGCGGCTAATCGCGTGTGCCCAAGCAGCCCAATGGATGGACGCGTACGTGGTGGTTTTTCATGCGGGTTACTACGGCAACAACGGCAAAGCGGAATCGCTCAAGAAATGTGTCCAAGCAGTGACGGAGGTTTCGGAAACCCTCAAAAGCAGGGGCATCACGAAGGTGAAGTTGGGTCCTGAAACGATGGGGCGCCACAGCCAGTTTGGCAGCTTAGACGAAATTTTGGCGGTCTGCCAGCAGGTCGAGGGGACGCAGTTGGTGATTGACTGGTCACATTTGCATGCTCGGACGGGCGGCGGATTGCGGTCGGTGGAGGATTTCCGCAAAATTGTTGTCGAAGCCGAGGAGAAGCTGGGCACCGAGGTGGTGCGGAACATGCATTGTCACTTTAGTAAAATAGAGTTCACTTACAAGTCAGGCGAAAAGCGTCATCACATTCTTGACGAATCGGGATACGGACCTGAATTTGAAAATCTCGCTGAGGTTATCTCGGAGTTTAAGCTGCGTCCTGTGGTGATTTGTGAAACTGCCGTGCAGGATGCTGATGCCGCCAAAATGAAAAGAATCTTGGCAAACATCGAAAACAAAGAAGTCGCCTCAAACCAGACAGTAACACCGTCTCTACATAAAGGGGGCATGTAG
- a CDS encoding energy-coupling factor ABC transporter ATP-binding protein has translation MLTVEDVHFSYASGVEALKGVSLTVKDGEFVAIMGQNGAGKTTLVKQFNGLLKPTSGRVLVDDVDTTKSSVAALARKVGFVFQNPDHQLFSETVEDEISFALKNFGYTAETIESRVTWAVNLLGVNQYRKTSPFMLSGGERKRVALASVLAWDPQVLVLDEPTIGQDHQQKENLRQFIMQMQTQGRTIVTVTHDVEFVAECNPRVVLMREGKVVADGKGNDILTDPEALEQSSIVLPQIAQVFMSLKIPDLPKNVIDIYEAKALLLDALQKRRLP, from the coding sequence ATGTTAACCGTGGAAGATGTTCATTTCAGCTATGCCAGCGGAGTTGAAGCCCTCAAAGGCGTCTCCTTAACCGTCAAAGACGGCGAGTTCGTGGCAATCATGGGACAAAACGGCGCAGGCAAAACCACCCTCGTTAAACAATTCAATGGGCTGCTTAAACCTACCAGCGGCCGAGTCCTTGTTGACGATGTGGACACAACCAAGTCCAGTGTGGCGGCGCTGGCGCGCAAAGTCGGCTTTGTCTTCCAGAACCCCGACCACCAGCTTTTCAGCGAAACGGTGGAGGATGAGATTTCGTTTGCCCTCAAAAACTTCGGCTACACCGCCGAAACCATAGAGTCCCGTGTCACATGGGCGGTTAACCTACTGGGGGTTAACCAATACCGCAAAACCTCACCGTTCATGCTTAGCGGCGGCGAACGCAAACGGGTCGCTTTAGCCAGCGTGTTAGCGTGGGACCCGCAGGTGCTGGTTTTAGATGAACCCACCATCGGGCAAGACCATCAGCAGAAGGAGAACCTGCGCCAGTTCATCATGCAGATGCAGACGCAGGGCAGAACCATAGTCACCGTCACGCATGATGTGGAGTTTGTGGCGGAATGCAATCCCCGCGTGGTGCTGATGCGGGAAGGCAAAGTTGTTGCTGACGGTAAAGGCAACGACATACTCACTGACCCTGAGGCGCTGGAGCAGAGCTCGATTGTTCTGCCGCAGATTGCTCAGGTCTTCATGAGCCTGAAAATTCCTGATTTACCTAAAAACGTCATCGATATATACGAGGCAAAAGCGCTGCTGCTTGATGCGCTTCAAAAGAGGCGGCTACCATGA
- a CDS encoding type II/IV secretion system ATPase subunit, with translation MDVIEQPVAAVSINESAKPVTFKEVYPIQEPYVYAAIAKDPETQKTSYKVIEPTLSEEETARLSELKTFLMDELDVNFKEIESQEKAEQYLKRKIAETVKRYRLKILPEAVDKLAYYIVRDFIGYGKIDALMRDHLIEDISADGINVPLYVWHRQYESIPTNIKFADATELDSFIVRLAYLAGKNVSVAQPILDASLPEGSRIQLTFGKEITRRGSTFTIRRFKADPLTISDLIAFNTLSSEMAAYLWYIIENRASVLVAGGVACGKTTILNCLSMFIKPEMKIISVEDTQELNLAHENWIPSVVRSDFKGGTKSANSITLFDLLKAAMRQRPDYIIVGEVRGEEAYTLFQAMATGHLGMCTFHAESVESVINRLESEPMNIPKTLVAMTNVILVMARTEVNGKPARRATILSELKDFTADSKEVETETVFQWNPKFDKFIMRQHSPFLHKHMVKMGMEPEEVSREIQYRKAVLEWMVQQNIRRYTDVAQVIREFYANPTRVVQKAKVGLK, from the coding sequence ATGGATGTTATAGAGCAGCCCGTTGCAGCGGTGAGCATCAACGAGTCTGCCAAGCCGGTTACGTTTAAAGAAGTTTACCCTATTCAGGAACCGTACGTTTACGCCGCCATCGCAAAGGACCCTGAAACTCAGAAAACCAGCTACAAAGTCATCGAGCCCACCTTGTCTGAGGAGGAAACAGCGCGGCTTTCAGAGTTGAAAACGTTTTTGATGGATGAATTGGATGTCAACTTTAAAGAAATTGAAAGCCAAGAAAAAGCTGAACAGTACCTTAAACGGAAAATTGCGGAAACGGTGAAGCGTTACCGCCTAAAAATTTTGCCTGAAGCCGTCGATAAACTGGCGTACTACATTGTGCGAGACTTCATTGGGTACGGCAAAATTGACGCCCTCATGCGGGACCACCTTATTGAAGACATATCCGCCGACGGCATCAACGTTCCCCTATACGTTTGGCATCGACAATACGAATCCATACCAACCAACATAAAATTCGCTGACGCCACAGAACTTGACTCCTTCATAGTTCGACTGGCGTACTTGGCGGGAAAAAATGTTTCCGTCGCCCAACCCATTTTAGACGCATCCCTCCCTGAAGGCAGCCGAATTCAGCTGACGTTTGGCAAGGAAATCACGCGCCGAGGCTCAACCTTCACCATCCGACGCTTCAAAGCCGACCCCTTAACCATCTCCGACCTAATTGCATTTAACACGTTAAGCTCTGAAATGGCGGCTTACCTGTGGTACATCATCGAGAACCGCGCGTCAGTGCTGGTTGCAGGTGGAGTCGCCTGCGGAAAAACAACCATACTCAACTGCTTATCCATGTTCATCAAGCCCGAAATGAAAATCATCAGCGTCGAAGACACGCAGGAGTTGAATTTGGCGCATGAAAACTGGATTCCCTCAGTTGTCCGTTCAGACTTTAAGGGAGGCACCAAAAGCGCTAACAGCATAACCCTCTTTGACCTGCTCAAGGCGGCTATGCGGCAACGCCCCGACTACATCATTGTGGGGGAAGTCCGCGGTGAAGAAGCCTACACCCTATTTCAAGCTATGGCAACGGGACACTTGGGTATGTGCACCTTTCACGCTGAATCGGTGGAAAGTGTCATCAACCGCCTTGAATCAGAACCTATGAACATCCCCAAAACCCTCGTCGCTATGACCAACGTCATCTTAGTGATGGCGCGAACTGAAGTTAACGGTAAACCTGCCCGTCGAGCAACCATCCTTTCCGAACTTAAAGACTTCACGGCAGACTCCAAAGAAGTGGAAACAGAGACAGTTTTTCAGTGGAACCCCAAGTTTGACAAATTCATCATGCGACAACACAGCCCCTTTTTGCATAAGCACATGGTAAAGATGGGGATGGAGCCTGAAGAAGTCAGCCGAGAAATCCAGTACCGCAAAGCCGTCTTGGAGTGGATGGTGCAGCAGAACATCCGCCGATACACCGACGTAGCGCAGGTCATCAGAGAATTCTACGCTAATCCAACCCGAGTTGTGCAGAAAGCCAAGGTGGGATTAAAATAA
- a CDS encoding energy-coupling factor transporter transmembrane protein EcfT: MSVFDGLKFRKVYSPIHSLDPRMKFIYVIAVFLAAILFGSVIPLTILFLLQIPFVLLAKVQKQWLRSLRGALFLAVFIFVVNIAGNFFTHGFTVTPADLENAFAMTLRFVVLVESFSVFFLTTSPDHLGLALEQSHVPYEFSFAFTTAVRFVPVLAEEAQTIMDAQKARGLELEKGNILKRIRNYVPVLIPLIVSAIRRSLELAEAMESRAWGAAKKRTNLYELKLRRGDYVLLAIIIGMLAVTAYAFIYVPIPTIRSLIGFA; this comes from the coding sequence ATGAGTGTTTTTGACGGCTTAAAGTTCCGTAAGGTCTACTCTCCCATTCACAGTCTTGACCCCCGCATGAAATTCATCTACGTAATCGCGGTCTTTTTAGCGGCCATCCTTTTCGGCTCAGTAATACCGTTAACAATTCTTTTCCTGTTGCAGATACCGTTTGTGCTGCTAGCAAAAGTGCAAAAGCAGTGGCTCCGCTCGCTTCGAGGTGCCCTTTTCTTGGCGGTCTTCATCTTTGTGGTGAACATCGCGGGCAACTTTTTCACCCACGGCTTCACGGTAACGCCTGCAGACTTGGAAAACGCCTTCGCCATGACCTTACGTTTCGTCGTGCTGGTTGAGTCGTTTAGCGTGTTCTTCCTCACCACATCGCCTGACCATTTGGGGTTAGCGCTGGAACAAAGCCACGTGCCCTACGAGTTCAGCTTCGCCTTCACAACCGCTGTCCGCTTCGTCCCAGTCTTGGCTGAGGAAGCCCAAACCATCATGGACGCACAGAAAGCTCGAGGCTTAGAACTGGAGAAAGGAAACATTCTGAAGCGTATCCGCAACTATGTACCTGTGCTTATCCCGCTTATCGTGAGTGCCATCCGCCGCAGTTTAGAACTGGCAGAAGCCATGGAGAGCCGAGCGTGGGGCGCCGCCAAAAAACGCACCAACCTCTACGAGTTAAAGCTGCGTAGGGGCGACTACGTGTTGCTGGCTATAATCATCGGAATGTTAGCGGTGACGGCTTACGCCTTCATCTACGTGCCCATACCGACCATTCGAAGCCTCATAGGATTCGCTTAG
- a CDS encoding type II secretion system F family protein produces the protein MPIFRDLDANLQKAEVKISFRAYVSLTVFTALVATVAAGVALPMILMVLLDVSTLALLLFGLSSALLAGAGTVIGFYFYPVYLADKHKREVDDELPFTTGYMSILASAGVSPEKIFTSIATLKQPLAASKEAKAIIRSINLFGMDIISALEKTANQTASEKLKEILEGIISTIHSGGSLEVYLRTQFRTYIRVRKLGLKKYGDTLSMLAEVYVTILLTGPLLFVIMLSVVSVMGGGALGGFDSDMLLKLITYIVLPFAAVIFLIIVDSTAPKW, from the coding sequence TTGCCAATTTTCCGGGATTTAGATGCGAACCTCCAGAAGGCAGAAGTCAAGATAAGCTTTCGCGCTTACGTAAGCTTAACGGTTTTCACCGCTTTGGTCGCAACCGTCGCCGCAGGAGTCGCCCTGCCCATGATTCTGATGGTCCTCCTTGACGTATCCACGCTGGCGCTGTTGCTGTTTGGGTTAAGCTCTGCGTTGCTGGCGGGGGCAGGCACCGTCATCGGGTTCTACTTTTACCCCGTTTACCTTGCCGACAAACACAAACGCGAAGTAGACGATGAACTCCCCTTCACCACAGGCTACATGTCAATTCTGGCAAGTGCAGGGGTTTCTCCAGAAAAAATCTTCACCTCCATCGCCACCCTAAAACAGCCCTTAGCCGCATCCAAAGAAGCAAAAGCCATCATTCGAAGCATCAACCTGTTCGGCATGGACATAATCTCAGCTTTGGAAAAAACGGCTAACCAGACCGCCTCCGAGAAGCTTAAGGAAATCCTTGAAGGCATCATATCCACCATTCACAGCGGCGGCTCGCTGGAGGTTTATCTAAGAACCCAATTCAGAACATACATAAGAGTGAGAAAGCTGGGTCTGAAAAAGTACGGGGACACATTGTCAATGCTGGCGGAGGTTTACGTGACGATACTGTTGACTGGCCCGTTGCTGTTTGTTATTATGCTGTCGGTGGTTTCTGTCATGGGCGGAGGAGCCTTAGGCGGATTTGACTCAGATATGCTGCTCAAACTAATCACTTACATCGTCCTCCCCTTTGCGGCAGTCATCTTCCTAATCATCGTGGATTCAACCGCTCCAAAATGGTAA
- a CDS encoding energy-coupling factor ABC transporter ATP-binding protein — protein sequence MAVIQTQGLTYTYPGATKPSISDVSVKVEKGEFVLITGPSGCGKTTLCRTFNGLIPQFYQGELTGEIQVAGLEADKHPTYEMAKSVGLVFQNPENQLFALSVEKDVAFGLENLGFDRKEMQQRVNWALDLTGIYDLRERSPHEMSGGQQQRVALAAVLAMQPEIIVLDEPTSFLDPLSAEKIFEVIYDLNQKLGLTVVLVEHRLDLTAKYANHIIIMDQGKVRFDGETRSILSSEETRLIGVGIPKATLLYELLQKEGANLSGVTPLSSAELAKMITEAMGN from the coding sequence ATGGCTGTCATCCAAACCCAAGGCTTAACTTACACGTACCCAGGCGCCACCAAGCCTTCCATTAGTGATGTCTCTGTGAAAGTGGAGAAAGGCGAATTCGTTCTCATCACTGGACCCAGCGGCTGCGGAAAAACCACTTTGTGCCGAACCTTCAATGGCTTAATTCCACAATTTTACCAAGGCGAACTCACCGGCGAAATCCAAGTTGCCGGTTTAGAAGCCGACAAGCACCCTACCTACGAGATGGCAAAATCTGTCGGATTAGTCTTCCAAAACCCCGAAAACCAGCTGTTCGCGTTAAGCGTCGAAAAAGATGTCGCATTTGGTTTGGAGAATTTGGGGTTTGACAGAAAAGAGATGCAGCAACGAGTTAACTGGGCACTAGACTTGACGGGCATCTATGACCTGCGGGAGCGTTCTCCCCACGAAATGTCAGGTGGACAGCAACAACGCGTCGCTTTAGCGGCGGTACTGGCGATGCAGCCCGAAATCATCGTGCTTGATGAACCAACGAGCTTTTTGGACCCGTTGAGCGCCGAGAAGATTTTTGAAGTTATTTATGACCTTAACCAAAAGTTGGGCTTAACCGTCGTTCTGGTCGAACACCGCCTTGACCTCACAGCAAAGTACGCTAACCACATCATAATCATGGATCAAGGCAAGGTGCGCTTTGATGGCGAAACCCGCAGCATTCTTAGCAGCGAAGAAACCCGCCTCATCGGCGTAGGCATCCCCAAAGCCACCCTACTCTACGAGCTGCTACAAAAAGAAGGCGCAAACCTTAGCGGCGTCACCCCCTTGTCCTCAGCTGAGTTAGCTAAAATGATTACGGAGGCAATGGGCAACTAA
- the glp gene encoding gephyrin-like molybdotransferase Glp → MFRKLVTFNEAKQILWQKLQPKPLGTQKISLLQAYSRVLAEDMTSKLDIPPFNRSTVDGYAVKAQNTFGADENQPVQLKVCGFVGIGEPPQVKVSEGEAAEIVTGAPIPEGADAVVMVEETQKEKDTLLVFRSVTPNENVMKKGSDIKQGATVLGAGVVLGSREIGALAALGNAKVRVFKVPTVAVLSTGGEVTEPGKPLPPAKIYDINAYSLCTAVRECGADAVYAGVVPDEKMPLRRGLKKALLLADMVLTSGGVSVGPKDLVPSMVDSLGEPGVFLSGVAIKPGKPVTVALIGDKPVFSFPGHPTSALLVFHLLARPILQVMCGRLPGDVPSVRAVAWRRMFAAKGRRTFVTVSLVSDGVKGWVAKPVESGGSGAITTLTKADGFLEIPDNQQFIDADEEVRVWLFKERT, encoded by the coding sequence ATGTTTAGGAAACTGGTCACCTTCAACGAAGCAAAACAGATTCTCTGGCAGAAGCTGCAGCCTAAACCGTTGGGCACCCAAAAAATTTCGCTGCTGCAAGCTTACAGCCGCGTGTTAGCCGAAGACATGACCAGCAAGCTGGATATTCCGCCGTTTAACCGTTCAACCGTTGACGGCTACGCGGTTAAAGCCCAAAACACGTTTGGTGCAGACGAAAACCAGCCTGTGCAGCTTAAGGTGTGCGGTTTTGTGGGCATCGGCGAACCACCTCAAGTTAAGGTTTCAGAGGGTGAAGCCGCCGAAATCGTCACGGGCGCGCCCATCCCTGAAGGCGCCGATGCGGTGGTCATGGTTGAAGAAACCCAAAAAGAAAAGGATACGCTTTTGGTTTTTCGCAGTGTAACCCCAAACGAGAATGTTATGAAAAAAGGCTCCGACATAAAACAGGGTGCAACCGTGCTTGGGGCAGGGGTGGTTTTGGGCAGCCGCGAAATCGGCGCGTTAGCGGCTTTAGGCAACGCTAAAGTCAGAGTTTTTAAGGTTCCCACAGTGGCGGTTCTTTCCACAGGCGGAGAAGTCACCGAACCGGGAAAGCCGTTGCCGCCAGCCAAAATCTACGACATAAACGCTTACAGTTTGTGCACGGCGGTTCGGGAATGTGGCGCCGATGCGGTTTATGCGGGTGTGGTTCCTGACGAGAAGATGCCTTTGCGTCGGGGTTTGAAGAAGGCTTTGTTGTTGGCGGATATGGTTTTGACGTCGGGTGGTGTTTCGGTGGGTCCTAAAGACCTTGTTCCGTCGATGGTGGATTCGTTGGGGGAACCGGGGGTTTTTCTTTCGGGCGTTGCAATTAAGCCAGGCAAGCCAGTGACGGTGGCGTTAATTGGGGATAAGCCAGTGTTTTCTTTTCCGGGTCATCCGACTTCGGCGTTGCTGGTTTTCCATTTGTTAGCTAGACCAATTCTGCAGGTTATGTGCGGCAGGTTGCCGGGTGATGTGCCTTCGGTGAGGGCGGTTGCTTGGCGGCGAATGTTTGCAGCGAAGGGTAGACGCACGTTTGTTACGGTTTCGCTTGTTTCGGACGGCGTAAAGGGTTGGGTGGCTAAGCCTGTGGAGTCAGGTGGTTCTGGTGCAATAACGACGTTGACGAAGGCGGATGGTTTTTTGGAGATTCCGGATAATCAGCAGTTTATTGATGCTGATGAGGAAGTTCGGGTTTGGTTGTTTAAGGAAAGAACCTGA